One region of Kogia breviceps isolate mKogBre1 chromosome 17, mKogBre1 haplotype 1, whole genome shotgun sequence genomic DNA includes:
- the HSF1 gene encoding heat shock factor protein 1 isoform X2: MDLPVGPGAAGPSNVPAFLTKLWTLVSDPDTDALICWSPSGNSFHVLDQGQFAKEVLPKYFKHSNMASFVRQLNMYGFRKVVHIEQGGLVKPERDDTEFQHPCFLRGQEQLLENIKRKVTSVSALRSEDMKIHQDSVTKLLTDVQLMKGKQESMDSKLLAMKHENEALWREVASLRQKHAQQQKVVNKLIQFLISLVQSNRILGVKRKIPLMLNDGSSAHSMPKYGRQYSLEHIHGSGPYSAPSPAYSGSSLYPSDAVASSGPIISDITELAPGSPLASAGGSVAESPLVRVKEEPPSPPRSPQAEDASPSQPSSVVETPLSPTALIDSILRESEPAPAASAPALADAGGRPPSPRPASAPEKCLSVACLDNLARAPQMSGVARLFPCPSSSLHGRVQPGTELSDHLDAMDSNLDNLQTMLTSHGFSVDTSTLLDLFSPSVTVPDMSLPDLDSSLASIQELLSPQEPPRPLEAESSSPDSGKQLVHYTAQPLLLLDPGSVDVGGSDLPVLFELGEGSYFSEGDDYADDPTISLLTGSEPPKAKDPTVS, from the exons AGTGGGAACAGCTTCCACGTGCTGGACCAGGGCCAGTTCGCCAAGGAGGTGCTGCCCAAGTACTTCAAGCACAGCAACATGGCCAGCTTTGTGAGGCAGCTCAACATGT ATGGATTCCGGAAGGTGGTCCACATTGAGCAGGGCGGCCTGGTCAAGCCAGAGAGGGACGACACAGAGTTCCAGCACCCGTGCTTCCTGCGCGGCCAGGAGCAGCTCCTTGAGAACATCAAGAGGAAAGTGACCAGC GTGTCCGCCCTGAGGAGTGAGGACATGAAGATTCACCAGGACAGTGTCACCAAGCTGCTGACCGACGTGCAGCTGATGAAGGGGAAGCAGGAGAGCATGGACTCCAAGCTGCTGGCCATGAAGCA TGAGAACGAGGCCCTGTGGCGGGAGGTGGCCAGCCTGCGGCAGAAGCACGCCCAACAGCAGAAAGTCGTCAACAAG CTCATCCAGTTCCTCATCTCGCTGGTGCAGTCGAACCGGATCCTGGGGGTGAAGAGAAAGAT CCCGCTGATGCTGAACGACGGCAGCTCCGCGCATTCCATGCCCAAGTACGGCCGGCAGTACTCCCTGGAGCACATCCACGGCTCGGGCCCCTACTCG GCTCCGTCCCCGGCCTATAGCGGCTCCAGCCTCTACCCCTCAGACGCTGTTGCCAGCTCCGGACCCATCATCTCCGACATCACCGAGCTGGCCCCCGGCAGCCCCTTGGCCTCTGCGGGCGGGAGCGTAGCCGAGAG CCCCCTGGTTCGAGTCAAGGAGGAGCCGCCCAGCCCACCGCGGAGCCCGCAGGCAGAGGATGCCAGCCCCAGCCAGCCGTCCTCCGTGGTGGAGACGCCCCTGTCCCCGACCGCCCTCATTGATTCCATTCTGCGGGAGAGCGAGCCTGCGCCGGCCGCCTCGGCCCCGGCCCTCGCCGATGCCGGGGGCCGCCCCCCCTCGCCCCGGCCTGCCTCGGCCCCCGAGAAGTGCCTCAGCGTAGCCTGCCTGGACAA TTTGGCTCGCGCTCCACAGATGTCTGGGGTCGCCCGcctcttcccctgcccctcctcctctctaCATGGCCGAGTCCAGCCAGG GACCGAGCTCAGCGACCACCTGGATGCCATGGACTCCAACCTGGACAACCTGCAGACCATGCTGACGAGCCATGGCTTCAGCGTGGACACCAGCACCCTGCTGGAC TTGTTCAGCCCTTCGGTGACGGTGCCTGACATGAGCCTGCCCGACCTTGACAGCAGCCTGGCCAGC ATCCAGGAGCTCCTCTCTCCCCAGGAGCCCCCCAGGCCTCTTGAAGCAGAGAGCAGCAGCCCCGACTCAG GGAAGCAGCTGGTGCACTACACGGCCCAGCCCCTGCTCCTGCTGGACCCGGGCTCCGTGGACGTGGGGGGCAGCGACCTGCCGGTGCTCTTCGAGCTGGGAGAGGGCTCCTACTTCTCCGAGGGCGATGACTACGCAGACGACCCCACCATCTCCCTGCTGACGGGCTCTGAGCCCCCCAAAGCCAAGGACCCCACTGTCTCCTAG
- the HSF1 gene encoding heat shock factor protein 1 isoform X4, translating into MDLPVGPGAAGPSNVPAFLTKLWTLVSDPDTDALICWSPSGNSFHVLDQGQFAKEVLPKYFKHSNMASFVRQLNMYGFRKVVHIEQGGLVKPERDDTEFQHPCFLRGQEQLLENIKRKVTSVSALRSEDMKIHQDSVTKLLTDVQLMKGKQESMDSKLLAMKHENEALWREVASLRQKHAQQQKVVNKLIQFLISLVQSNRILGVKRKIPLMLNDGSSAHSMPKYGRQYSLEHIHGSGPYSAPSPAYSGSSLYPSDAVASSGPIISDITELAPGSPLASAGGSVAESSPLVRVKEEPPSPPRSPQAEDASPSQPSSVVETPLSPTALIDSILRESEPAPAASAPALADAGGRPPSPRPASAPEKCLSVACLDKTELSDHLDAMDSNLDNLQTMLTSHGFSVDTSTLLDLFSPSVTVPDMSLPDLDSSLASIQELLSPQEPPRPLEAESSSPDSGKQLVHYTAQPLLLLDPGSVDVGGSDLPVLFELGEGSYFSEGDDYADDPTISLLTGSEPPKAKDPTVS; encoded by the exons AGTGGGAACAGCTTCCACGTGCTGGACCAGGGCCAGTTCGCCAAGGAGGTGCTGCCCAAGTACTTCAAGCACAGCAACATGGCCAGCTTTGTGAGGCAGCTCAACATGT ATGGATTCCGGAAGGTGGTCCACATTGAGCAGGGCGGCCTGGTCAAGCCAGAGAGGGACGACACAGAGTTCCAGCACCCGTGCTTCCTGCGCGGCCAGGAGCAGCTCCTTGAGAACATCAAGAGGAAAGTGACCAGC GTGTCCGCCCTGAGGAGTGAGGACATGAAGATTCACCAGGACAGTGTCACCAAGCTGCTGACCGACGTGCAGCTGATGAAGGGGAAGCAGGAGAGCATGGACTCCAAGCTGCTGGCCATGAAGCA TGAGAACGAGGCCCTGTGGCGGGAGGTGGCCAGCCTGCGGCAGAAGCACGCCCAACAGCAGAAAGTCGTCAACAAG CTCATCCAGTTCCTCATCTCGCTGGTGCAGTCGAACCGGATCCTGGGGGTGAAGAGAAAGAT CCCGCTGATGCTGAACGACGGCAGCTCCGCGCATTCCATGCCCAAGTACGGCCGGCAGTACTCCCTGGAGCACATCCACGGCTCGGGCCCCTACTCG GCTCCGTCCCCGGCCTATAGCGGCTCCAGCCTCTACCCCTCAGACGCTGTTGCCAGCTCCGGACCCATCATCTCCGACATCACCGAGCTGGCCCCCGGCAGCCCCTTGGCCTCTGCGGGCGGGAGCGTAGCCGAGAG CAGCCCCCTGGTTCGAGTCAAGGAGGAGCCGCCCAGCCCACCGCGGAGCCCGCAGGCAGAGGATGCCAGCCCCAGCCAGCCGTCCTCCGTGGTGGAGACGCCCCTGTCCCCGACCGCCCTCATTGATTCCATTCTGCGGGAGAGCGAGCCTGCGCCGGCCGCCTCGGCCCCGGCCCTCGCCGATGCCGGGGGCCGCCCCCCCTCGCCCCGGCCTGCCTCGGCCCCCGAGAAGTGCCTCAGCGTAGCCTGCCTGGACAA GACCGAGCTCAGCGACCACCTGGATGCCATGGACTCCAACCTGGACAACCTGCAGACCATGCTGACGAGCCATGGCTTCAGCGTGGACACCAGCACCCTGCTGGAC TTGTTCAGCCCTTCGGTGACGGTGCCTGACATGAGCCTGCCCGACCTTGACAGCAGCCTGGCCAGC ATCCAGGAGCTCCTCTCTCCCCAGGAGCCCCCCAGGCCTCTTGAAGCAGAGAGCAGCAGCCCCGACTCAG GGAAGCAGCTGGTGCACTACACGGCCCAGCCCCTGCTCCTGCTGGACCCGGGCTCCGTGGACGTGGGGGGCAGCGACCTGCCGGTGCTCTTCGAGCTGGGAGAGGGCTCCTACTTCTCCGAGGGCGATGACTACGCAGACGACCCCACCATCTCCCTGCTGACGGGCTCTGAGCCCCCCAAAGCCAAGGACCCCACTGTCTCCTAG
- the HSF1 gene encoding heat shock factor protein 1 isoform X3, which translates to MDLPVGPGAAGPSNVPAFLTKLWTLVSDPDTDALICWSPSGNSFHVLDQGQFAKEVLPKYFKHSNMASFVRQLNMYGFRKVVHIEQGGLVKPERDDTEFQHPCFLRGQEQLLENIKRKVTSVSALRSEDMKIHQDSVTKLLTDVQLMKGKQESMDSKLLAMKHENEALWREVASLRQKHAQQQKVVNKLIQFLISLVQSNRILGVKRKIPLMLNDGSSAHSMPKYGRQYSLEHIHGSGPYSAPSPAYSGSSLYPSDAVASSGPIISDITELAPGSPLASAGGSVAESSPLVRVKEEPPSPPRSPQAEDASPSQPSSVVETPLSPTALIDSILRESEPAPAASAPALADAGGRPPSPRPASAPEKCLSVACLDNLARAPQMSGVARLFPCPSSSLHGRVQPGTELSDHLDAMDSNLDNLQTMLTSHGFSVDTSTLLDLFSPSVTVPDMSLPDLDSSLASEPPRPLEAESSSPDSGKQLVHYTAQPLLLLDPGSVDVGGSDLPVLFELGEGSYFSEGDDYADDPTISLLTGSEPPKAKDPTVS; encoded by the exons AGTGGGAACAGCTTCCACGTGCTGGACCAGGGCCAGTTCGCCAAGGAGGTGCTGCCCAAGTACTTCAAGCACAGCAACATGGCCAGCTTTGTGAGGCAGCTCAACATGT ATGGATTCCGGAAGGTGGTCCACATTGAGCAGGGCGGCCTGGTCAAGCCAGAGAGGGACGACACAGAGTTCCAGCACCCGTGCTTCCTGCGCGGCCAGGAGCAGCTCCTTGAGAACATCAAGAGGAAAGTGACCAGC GTGTCCGCCCTGAGGAGTGAGGACATGAAGATTCACCAGGACAGTGTCACCAAGCTGCTGACCGACGTGCAGCTGATGAAGGGGAAGCAGGAGAGCATGGACTCCAAGCTGCTGGCCATGAAGCA TGAGAACGAGGCCCTGTGGCGGGAGGTGGCCAGCCTGCGGCAGAAGCACGCCCAACAGCAGAAAGTCGTCAACAAG CTCATCCAGTTCCTCATCTCGCTGGTGCAGTCGAACCGGATCCTGGGGGTGAAGAGAAAGAT CCCGCTGATGCTGAACGACGGCAGCTCCGCGCATTCCATGCCCAAGTACGGCCGGCAGTACTCCCTGGAGCACATCCACGGCTCGGGCCCCTACTCG GCTCCGTCCCCGGCCTATAGCGGCTCCAGCCTCTACCCCTCAGACGCTGTTGCCAGCTCCGGACCCATCATCTCCGACATCACCGAGCTGGCCCCCGGCAGCCCCTTGGCCTCTGCGGGCGGGAGCGTAGCCGAGAG CAGCCCCCTGGTTCGAGTCAAGGAGGAGCCGCCCAGCCCACCGCGGAGCCCGCAGGCAGAGGATGCCAGCCCCAGCCAGCCGTCCTCCGTGGTGGAGACGCCCCTGTCCCCGACCGCCCTCATTGATTCCATTCTGCGGGAGAGCGAGCCTGCGCCGGCCGCCTCGGCCCCGGCCCTCGCCGATGCCGGGGGCCGCCCCCCCTCGCCCCGGCCTGCCTCGGCCCCCGAGAAGTGCCTCAGCGTAGCCTGCCTGGACAA TTTGGCTCGCGCTCCACAGATGTCTGGGGTCGCCCGcctcttcccctgcccctcctcctctctaCATGGCCGAGTCCAGCCAGG GACCGAGCTCAGCGACCACCTGGATGCCATGGACTCCAACCTGGACAACCTGCAGACCATGCTGACGAGCCATGGCTTCAGCGTGGACACCAGCACCCTGCTGGAC TTGTTCAGCCCTTCGGTGACGGTGCCTGACATGAGCCTGCCCGACCTTGACAGCAGCCTGGCCAGC GAGCCCCCCAGGCCTCTTGAAGCAGAGAGCAGCAGCCCCGACTCAG GGAAGCAGCTGGTGCACTACACGGCCCAGCCCCTGCTCCTGCTGGACCCGGGCTCCGTGGACGTGGGGGGCAGCGACCTGCCGGTGCTCTTCGAGCTGGGAGAGGGCTCCTACTTCTCCGAGGGCGATGACTACGCAGACGACCCCACCATCTCCCTGCTGACGGGCTCTGAGCCCCCCAAAGCCAAGGACCCCACTGTCTCCTAG
- the HSF1 gene encoding heat shock factor protein 1 isoform X6: MDLPVGPGAAGPSNVPAFLTKLWTLVSDPDTDALICWSPSGNSFHVLDQGQFAKEVLPKYFKHSNMASFVRQLNMYGFRKVVHIEQGGLVKPERDDTEFQHPCFLRGQEQLLENIKRKVTSVSALRSEDMKIHQDSVTKLLTDVQLMKGKQESMDSKLLAMKHENEALWREVASLRQKHAQQQKVVNKLIQFLISLVQSNRILGVKRKIPLMLNDGSSAHSMPKYGRQYSLEHIHGSGPYSAPSPAYSGSSLYPSDAVASSGPIISDITELAPGSPLASAGGSVAESSPLVRVKEEPPSPPRSPQAEDASPSQPSSVVETPLSPTALIDSILRESEPAPAASAPALADAGGRPPSPRPASAPEKCLSVACLDKTELSDHLDAMDSNLDNLQTMLTSHGFSVDTSTLLDLFSPSVTVPDMSLPDLDSSLASEPPRPLEAESSSPDSGKQLVHYTAQPLLLLDPGSVDVGGSDLPVLFELGEGSYFSEGDDYADDPTISLLTGSEPPKAKDPTVS, translated from the exons AGTGGGAACAGCTTCCACGTGCTGGACCAGGGCCAGTTCGCCAAGGAGGTGCTGCCCAAGTACTTCAAGCACAGCAACATGGCCAGCTTTGTGAGGCAGCTCAACATGT ATGGATTCCGGAAGGTGGTCCACATTGAGCAGGGCGGCCTGGTCAAGCCAGAGAGGGACGACACAGAGTTCCAGCACCCGTGCTTCCTGCGCGGCCAGGAGCAGCTCCTTGAGAACATCAAGAGGAAAGTGACCAGC GTGTCCGCCCTGAGGAGTGAGGACATGAAGATTCACCAGGACAGTGTCACCAAGCTGCTGACCGACGTGCAGCTGATGAAGGGGAAGCAGGAGAGCATGGACTCCAAGCTGCTGGCCATGAAGCA TGAGAACGAGGCCCTGTGGCGGGAGGTGGCCAGCCTGCGGCAGAAGCACGCCCAACAGCAGAAAGTCGTCAACAAG CTCATCCAGTTCCTCATCTCGCTGGTGCAGTCGAACCGGATCCTGGGGGTGAAGAGAAAGAT CCCGCTGATGCTGAACGACGGCAGCTCCGCGCATTCCATGCCCAAGTACGGCCGGCAGTACTCCCTGGAGCACATCCACGGCTCGGGCCCCTACTCG GCTCCGTCCCCGGCCTATAGCGGCTCCAGCCTCTACCCCTCAGACGCTGTTGCCAGCTCCGGACCCATCATCTCCGACATCACCGAGCTGGCCCCCGGCAGCCCCTTGGCCTCTGCGGGCGGGAGCGTAGCCGAGAG CAGCCCCCTGGTTCGAGTCAAGGAGGAGCCGCCCAGCCCACCGCGGAGCCCGCAGGCAGAGGATGCCAGCCCCAGCCAGCCGTCCTCCGTGGTGGAGACGCCCCTGTCCCCGACCGCCCTCATTGATTCCATTCTGCGGGAGAGCGAGCCTGCGCCGGCCGCCTCGGCCCCGGCCCTCGCCGATGCCGGGGGCCGCCCCCCCTCGCCCCGGCCTGCCTCGGCCCCCGAGAAGTGCCTCAGCGTAGCCTGCCTGGACAA GACCGAGCTCAGCGACCACCTGGATGCCATGGACTCCAACCTGGACAACCTGCAGACCATGCTGACGAGCCATGGCTTCAGCGTGGACACCAGCACCCTGCTGGAC TTGTTCAGCCCTTCGGTGACGGTGCCTGACATGAGCCTGCCCGACCTTGACAGCAGCCTGGCCAGC GAGCCCCCCAGGCCTCTTGAAGCAGAGAGCAGCAGCCCCGACTCAG GGAAGCAGCTGGTGCACTACACGGCCCAGCCCCTGCTCCTGCTGGACCCGGGCTCCGTGGACGTGGGGGGCAGCGACCTGCCGGTGCTCTTCGAGCTGGGAGAGGGCTCCTACTTCTCCGAGGGCGATGACTACGCAGACGACCCCACCATCTCCCTGCTGACGGGCTCTGAGCCCCCCAAAGCCAAGGACCCCACTGTCTCCTAG
- the HSF1 gene encoding heat shock factor protein 1 isoform X1: MDLPVGPGAAGPSNVPAFLTKLWTLVSDPDTDALICWSPSGNSFHVLDQGQFAKEVLPKYFKHSNMASFVRQLNMYGFRKVVHIEQGGLVKPERDDTEFQHPCFLRGQEQLLENIKRKVTSVSALRSEDMKIHQDSVTKLLTDVQLMKGKQESMDSKLLAMKHENEALWREVASLRQKHAQQQKVVNKLIQFLISLVQSNRILGVKRKIPLMLNDGSSAHSMPKYGRQYSLEHIHGSGPYSAPSPAYSGSSLYPSDAVASSGPIISDITELAPGSPLASAGGSVAESSPLVRVKEEPPSPPRSPQAEDASPSQPSSVVETPLSPTALIDSILRESEPAPAASAPALADAGGRPPSPRPASAPEKCLSVACLDNLARAPQMSGVARLFPCPSSSLHGRVQPGTELSDHLDAMDSNLDNLQTMLTSHGFSVDTSTLLDLFSPSVTVPDMSLPDLDSSLASIQELLSPQEPPRPLEAESSSPDSGKQLVHYTAQPLLLLDPGSVDVGGSDLPVLFELGEGSYFSEGDDYADDPTISLLTGSEPPKAKDPTVS; this comes from the exons AGTGGGAACAGCTTCCACGTGCTGGACCAGGGCCAGTTCGCCAAGGAGGTGCTGCCCAAGTACTTCAAGCACAGCAACATGGCCAGCTTTGTGAGGCAGCTCAACATGT ATGGATTCCGGAAGGTGGTCCACATTGAGCAGGGCGGCCTGGTCAAGCCAGAGAGGGACGACACAGAGTTCCAGCACCCGTGCTTCCTGCGCGGCCAGGAGCAGCTCCTTGAGAACATCAAGAGGAAAGTGACCAGC GTGTCCGCCCTGAGGAGTGAGGACATGAAGATTCACCAGGACAGTGTCACCAAGCTGCTGACCGACGTGCAGCTGATGAAGGGGAAGCAGGAGAGCATGGACTCCAAGCTGCTGGCCATGAAGCA TGAGAACGAGGCCCTGTGGCGGGAGGTGGCCAGCCTGCGGCAGAAGCACGCCCAACAGCAGAAAGTCGTCAACAAG CTCATCCAGTTCCTCATCTCGCTGGTGCAGTCGAACCGGATCCTGGGGGTGAAGAGAAAGAT CCCGCTGATGCTGAACGACGGCAGCTCCGCGCATTCCATGCCCAAGTACGGCCGGCAGTACTCCCTGGAGCACATCCACGGCTCGGGCCCCTACTCG GCTCCGTCCCCGGCCTATAGCGGCTCCAGCCTCTACCCCTCAGACGCTGTTGCCAGCTCCGGACCCATCATCTCCGACATCACCGAGCTGGCCCCCGGCAGCCCCTTGGCCTCTGCGGGCGGGAGCGTAGCCGAGAG CAGCCCCCTGGTTCGAGTCAAGGAGGAGCCGCCCAGCCCACCGCGGAGCCCGCAGGCAGAGGATGCCAGCCCCAGCCAGCCGTCCTCCGTGGTGGAGACGCCCCTGTCCCCGACCGCCCTCATTGATTCCATTCTGCGGGAGAGCGAGCCTGCGCCGGCCGCCTCGGCCCCGGCCCTCGCCGATGCCGGGGGCCGCCCCCCCTCGCCCCGGCCTGCCTCGGCCCCCGAGAAGTGCCTCAGCGTAGCCTGCCTGGACAA TTTGGCTCGCGCTCCACAGATGTCTGGGGTCGCCCGcctcttcccctgcccctcctcctctctaCATGGCCGAGTCCAGCCAGG GACCGAGCTCAGCGACCACCTGGATGCCATGGACTCCAACCTGGACAACCTGCAGACCATGCTGACGAGCCATGGCTTCAGCGTGGACACCAGCACCCTGCTGGAC TTGTTCAGCCCTTCGGTGACGGTGCCTGACATGAGCCTGCCCGACCTTGACAGCAGCCTGGCCAGC ATCCAGGAGCTCCTCTCTCCCCAGGAGCCCCCCAGGCCTCTTGAAGCAGAGAGCAGCAGCCCCGACTCAG GGAAGCAGCTGGTGCACTACACGGCCCAGCCCCTGCTCCTGCTGGACCCGGGCTCCGTGGACGTGGGGGGCAGCGACCTGCCGGTGCTCTTCGAGCTGGGAGAGGGCTCCTACTTCTCCGAGGGCGATGACTACGCAGACGACCCCACCATCTCCCTGCTGACGGGCTCTGAGCCCCCCAAAGCCAAGGACCCCACTGTCTCCTAG
- the HSF1 gene encoding heat shock factor protein 1 isoform X7 gives MDLPVGPGAAGPSNVPAFLTKLWTLVSDPDTDALICWSPSGNSFHVLDQGQFAKEVLPKYFKHSNMASFVRQLNMYGFRKVVHIEQGGLVKPERDDTEFQHPCFLRGQEQLLENIKRKVTSVSALRSEDMKIHQDSVTKLLTDVQLMKGKQESMDSKLLAMKHENEALWREVASLRQKHAQQQKVVNKLIQFLISLVQSNRILGVKRKIPLMLNDGSSAHSMPKYGRQYSLEHIHGSGPYSAPSPAYSGSSLYPSDAVASSGPIISDITELAPGSPLASAGGSVAESPLVRVKEEPPSPPRSPQAEDASPSQPSSVVETPLSPTALIDSILRESEPAPAASAPALADAGGRPPSPRPASAPEKCLSVACLDKTELSDHLDAMDSNLDNLQTMLTSHGFSVDTSTLLDLFSPSVTVPDMSLPDLDSSLASEPPRPLEAESSSPDSGKQLVHYTAQPLLLLDPGSVDVGGSDLPVLFELGEGSYFSEGDDYADDPTISLLTGSEPPKAKDPTVS, from the exons AGTGGGAACAGCTTCCACGTGCTGGACCAGGGCCAGTTCGCCAAGGAGGTGCTGCCCAAGTACTTCAAGCACAGCAACATGGCCAGCTTTGTGAGGCAGCTCAACATGT ATGGATTCCGGAAGGTGGTCCACATTGAGCAGGGCGGCCTGGTCAAGCCAGAGAGGGACGACACAGAGTTCCAGCACCCGTGCTTCCTGCGCGGCCAGGAGCAGCTCCTTGAGAACATCAAGAGGAAAGTGACCAGC GTGTCCGCCCTGAGGAGTGAGGACATGAAGATTCACCAGGACAGTGTCACCAAGCTGCTGACCGACGTGCAGCTGATGAAGGGGAAGCAGGAGAGCATGGACTCCAAGCTGCTGGCCATGAAGCA TGAGAACGAGGCCCTGTGGCGGGAGGTGGCCAGCCTGCGGCAGAAGCACGCCCAACAGCAGAAAGTCGTCAACAAG CTCATCCAGTTCCTCATCTCGCTGGTGCAGTCGAACCGGATCCTGGGGGTGAAGAGAAAGAT CCCGCTGATGCTGAACGACGGCAGCTCCGCGCATTCCATGCCCAAGTACGGCCGGCAGTACTCCCTGGAGCACATCCACGGCTCGGGCCCCTACTCG GCTCCGTCCCCGGCCTATAGCGGCTCCAGCCTCTACCCCTCAGACGCTGTTGCCAGCTCCGGACCCATCATCTCCGACATCACCGAGCTGGCCCCCGGCAGCCCCTTGGCCTCTGCGGGCGGGAGCGTAGCCGAGAG CCCCCTGGTTCGAGTCAAGGAGGAGCCGCCCAGCCCACCGCGGAGCCCGCAGGCAGAGGATGCCAGCCCCAGCCAGCCGTCCTCCGTGGTGGAGACGCCCCTGTCCCCGACCGCCCTCATTGATTCCATTCTGCGGGAGAGCGAGCCTGCGCCGGCCGCCTCGGCCCCGGCCCTCGCCGATGCCGGGGGCCGCCCCCCCTCGCCCCGGCCTGCCTCGGCCCCCGAGAAGTGCCTCAGCGTAGCCTGCCTGGACAA GACCGAGCTCAGCGACCACCTGGATGCCATGGACTCCAACCTGGACAACCTGCAGACCATGCTGACGAGCCATGGCTTCAGCGTGGACACCAGCACCCTGCTGGAC TTGTTCAGCCCTTCGGTGACGGTGCCTGACATGAGCCTGCCCGACCTTGACAGCAGCCTGGCCAGC GAGCCCCCCAGGCCTCTTGAAGCAGAGAGCAGCAGCCCCGACTCAG GGAAGCAGCTGGTGCACTACACGGCCCAGCCCCTGCTCCTGCTGGACCCGGGCTCCGTGGACGTGGGGGGCAGCGACCTGCCGGTGCTCTTCGAGCTGGGAGAGGGCTCCTACTTCTCCGAGGGCGATGACTACGCAGACGACCCCACCATCTCCCTGCTGACGGGCTCTGAGCCCCCCAAAGCCAAGGACCCCACTGTCTCCTAG
- the HSF1 gene encoding heat shock factor protein 1 isoform X5: MDLPVGPGAAGPSNVPAFLTKLWTLVSDPDTDALICWSPSGNSFHVLDQGQFAKEVLPKYFKHSNMASFVRQLNMYGFRKVVHIEQGGLVKPERDDTEFQHPCFLRGQEQLLENIKRKVTSVSALRSEDMKIHQDSVTKLLTDVQLMKGKQESMDSKLLAMKHENEALWREVASLRQKHAQQQKVVNKLIQFLISLVQSNRILGVKRKIPLMLNDGSSAHSMPKYGRQYSLEHIHGSGPYSAPSPAYSGSSLYPSDAVASSGPIISDITELAPGSPLASAGGSVAESPLVRVKEEPPSPPRSPQAEDASPSQPSSVVETPLSPTALIDSILRESEPAPAASAPALADAGGRPPSPRPASAPEKCLSVACLDKTELSDHLDAMDSNLDNLQTMLTSHGFSVDTSTLLDLFSPSVTVPDMSLPDLDSSLASIQELLSPQEPPRPLEAESSSPDSGKQLVHYTAQPLLLLDPGSVDVGGSDLPVLFELGEGSYFSEGDDYADDPTISLLTGSEPPKAKDPTVS, translated from the exons AGTGGGAACAGCTTCCACGTGCTGGACCAGGGCCAGTTCGCCAAGGAGGTGCTGCCCAAGTACTTCAAGCACAGCAACATGGCCAGCTTTGTGAGGCAGCTCAACATGT ATGGATTCCGGAAGGTGGTCCACATTGAGCAGGGCGGCCTGGTCAAGCCAGAGAGGGACGACACAGAGTTCCAGCACCCGTGCTTCCTGCGCGGCCAGGAGCAGCTCCTTGAGAACATCAAGAGGAAAGTGACCAGC GTGTCCGCCCTGAGGAGTGAGGACATGAAGATTCACCAGGACAGTGTCACCAAGCTGCTGACCGACGTGCAGCTGATGAAGGGGAAGCAGGAGAGCATGGACTCCAAGCTGCTGGCCATGAAGCA TGAGAACGAGGCCCTGTGGCGGGAGGTGGCCAGCCTGCGGCAGAAGCACGCCCAACAGCAGAAAGTCGTCAACAAG CTCATCCAGTTCCTCATCTCGCTGGTGCAGTCGAACCGGATCCTGGGGGTGAAGAGAAAGAT CCCGCTGATGCTGAACGACGGCAGCTCCGCGCATTCCATGCCCAAGTACGGCCGGCAGTACTCCCTGGAGCACATCCACGGCTCGGGCCCCTACTCG GCTCCGTCCCCGGCCTATAGCGGCTCCAGCCTCTACCCCTCAGACGCTGTTGCCAGCTCCGGACCCATCATCTCCGACATCACCGAGCTGGCCCCCGGCAGCCCCTTGGCCTCTGCGGGCGGGAGCGTAGCCGAGAG CCCCCTGGTTCGAGTCAAGGAGGAGCCGCCCAGCCCACCGCGGAGCCCGCAGGCAGAGGATGCCAGCCCCAGCCAGCCGTCCTCCGTGGTGGAGACGCCCCTGTCCCCGACCGCCCTCATTGATTCCATTCTGCGGGAGAGCGAGCCTGCGCCGGCCGCCTCGGCCCCGGCCCTCGCCGATGCCGGGGGCCGCCCCCCCTCGCCCCGGCCTGCCTCGGCCCCCGAGAAGTGCCTCAGCGTAGCCTGCCTGGACAA GACCGAGCTCAGCGACCACCTGGATGCCATGGACTCCAACCTGGACAACCTGCAGACCATGCTGACGAGCCATGGCTTCAGCGTGGACACCAGCACCCTGCTGGAC TTGTTCAGCCCTTCGGTGACGGTGCCTGACATGAGCCTGCCCGACCTTGACAGCAGCCTGGCCAGC ATCCAGGAGCTCCTCTCTCCCCAGGAGCCCCCCAGGCCTCTTGAAGCAGAGAGCAGCAGCCCCGACTCAG GGAAGCAGCTGGTGCACTACACGGCCCAGCCCCTGCTCCTGCTGGACCCGGGCTCCGTGGACGTGGGGGGCAGCGACCTGCCGGTGCTCTTCGAGCTGGGAGAGGGCTCCTACTTCTCCGAGGGCGATGACTACGCAGACGACCCCACCATCTCCCTGCTGACGGGCTCTGAGCCCCCCAAAGCCAAGGACCCCACTGTCTCCTAG